The proteins below are encoded in one region of uncultured Tolumonas sp.:
- a CDS encoding carboxymuconolactone decarboxylase family protein — protein sequence MNSNQEQQYSSIVKISAFTANGNLTQLHAALHEGLDNGLTITVIKEVLLQMYAYTGFPRCINSVNTLISVLHDREESGIQDVLGVSSSPLPTNKSRYDIGTDIQTILAGKPILFPKGSYADFIPEIDIFLKEHLFADIVARNAVNLEKREVATIAALTSLGGTDPQLTFHIGAGLNVGLTEAQATAIFSVIESDVDAEKGKNGSRILQQVIENRQKTA from the coding sequence ATGAACAGTAACCAAGAACAGCAATATTCCAGTATCGTCAAAATTTCCGCATTTACCGCGAATGGCAATTTAACTCAACTGCACGCCGCGCTCCATGAAGGGCTTGATAATGGGTTAACTATCACTGTAATCAAAGAAGTTTTACTGCAAATGTACGCCTATACCGGGTTCCCTCGATGCATCAATAGTGTCAATACCCTGATATCGGTGCTACATGATAGGGAAGAAAGCGGTATTCAGGATGTGCTTGGTGTTTCGTCAAGCCCGTTGCCCACGAACAAATCAAGATACGATATCGGTACTGACATTCAAACGATATTAGCTGGAAAACCGATCTTGTTTCCCAAAGGAAGTTACGCCGATTTTATTCCTGAGATAGATATCTTTCTGAAAGAGCATCTGTTTGCCGATATCGTGGCCAGAAATGCCGTTAATCTCGAAAAGCGAGAAGTGGCGACTATCGCGGCATTGACTAGTTTGGGTGGCACAGATCCACAACTGACCTTCCATATTGGGGCCGGATTGAATGTTGGTCTGACTGAAGCACAAGCGACCGCTATTTTTAGCGTCATTGAATCTGATGTCGATGCAGAGAAAGGAAAGAATGGATCTCGCATTCTTCAGCAAGTGATCGAAAATCGACAGAAAACCGCTTAA